AGCTCGACGTCGCCGTCTCGCCCATCGACGACGCGAGCTGCATCGTCGAGGTCAGCGTGGACCTGGGCGGCACACGCGGCGGGATCGTGGCGGGCGTGCTCGGCAGCGGCAGCGCGCTCGCTGCAGGCTGGAGCGTGGCGGTCTGGGCCACGCCGATCGCGGACGCACTCATGCTGCTGGCACTGCCGGTGTTCGGCGGCGCGTGGCTCGGCATGCGCGCGATCTACGGCACGGTCTCGGGATCCGTCAGCGAAAAGCTGGAATCGTTGCTGGACCGCCTCGAGCACAACGAACTGGGGTAGGCTGCAGCAAAGCTCCCGGCTGGTCGTCCTGCGATGTTGCGCGGCGCGACTGCGCTCACGCATTGCCGCTCCTCCTCCGCGGTCTCGCCGCTGTGACGACGATCAGCTCGCCGCTGGATCCGGTTCCGCGTCGGCGCTCGGGCCGTAGATGTCCGGCACTCTGGAGCCGAGTGCCCGCAGGTGCGTCGACAGCTGCCCGCGATGATGAACGCTGTGGTTGTTCGCGAATCCGATCCACTCGGCTCGCGTCATCGACATCATGCCGAAGAAGTCCAGCGGCTGCGCGAGATCCTCGTCCGGCATGGCGCGCAGCCTGGCGAACGCATCCGGTACTGCGCGCTCGTAGAATGCGGCCACGTCTGCCACGCTCCCGAAGCCAGCCTCGACCTGCTTCACCTTTTCCGGATCGAACTCGAAGATGCCTCGCCGGATGCTTTCCATGAACCAGAGATCTGCCGTCGCGATGTGTGTCGCCAGTTCCCACGCAGACCGCGATTTCGGGTCCGGCCGATAGTCCCGCCGTTCATCGCTGACTGCAGCCAGCACGCGAAGAGTTGCGGGGAACTCGCGCTCCCACAAGGAAAGCATGGCTTCTGCAACGGTTCGGGCTGCTCCAGGATTCTGCATTCGACCTCGGCGGCGGCGGATGAACGTGGGCACCAGCTCGTCGGCACTGGCGGGGCTGTCATGATAAGGCACCGGCGCCCGGCTCGCCACGCGAGGCCGTGCGCGCCCGCCATCAGCTGGAGCCCGGCAGAGCCCGGCGGGCTGTGTAGCGGCGGTTCAGAATCCCGCCACCTCGCGCAGGTAGCGCTCGTAGCCCGTGGCCCCGGTGCCGCGCCCCTGCCAGCCGGCGAAGCCTGCGTCACTTCGCCAGAAACACTCGCTCGCGCCGCGGTCGACCAGGCTCGAAGCGACGTCGGCTCCCGGCACGCATCCGCCGGGCTGCGCCGGCGCTGCACGGCTTCCGAGGTTGCGATCGGCACGAACGGGGAAGTCGTACGCGAGATCGTGATTGTCGCAGGTGTCGATCGAGTGATGGCCGCGATCGCACGACGACCACGTCGGGTAATTCGCCTGTCTGCCCTCCGAAACCCACACGACCGGCCTCGCCTCCACCCACTCGAACAGCCGCAGGTCCCGGCCCCGGTACCACCGACAGTCGTCACCACTGCGACCGAAGCAGTGCGCCGACAGGAATATCCCGCCCACGCGCCAGTCGGCGCTCGTGTCCTGCTCGAGCTCGACCATGACGAGCTCGGAGTCGCCCGCATGGGGTGCGCAGTCGATCCACGGGAGCAGGCACTTCGCGCCGCTCCAGCCGCAGTCGTTGAAGTACGCCGGGAGGTAGGCGATTCGCAGCGCGTCCTTCACGCGCTGAACCGCGTACAGGTAGCCGCCGCCCAGCCGCGCATGCGCGGAATCCCAGTTGCAGCCGCCCGACCGGACGACGAGTCGGGGAGCAAAGGTGCGCGCGAGCTCCAGCTCGCACTCGTTGGACAGGCCGTCGTGATCGGCGTCCGTCCCGGCAACGGCAGCGCACACCGGGATGCTCACACCGTGCGCCTGCGCCGAAAGCTGCGCGGGTGCAGCAGTGACGACGAACAGCAGCAGTATGCGACGCACGATCGGACCCTTCATCGCCAGCGTACCATCCTGCCGCCCGTCGACTCCCGCGCGATTCCGCGGGAGCTCGATCGGTCAGGCATCACACCATCACGGCGCGCGCGTCCAGCAGCGGCGCGACGAGGTCGGCGTTGCCCGTTGTGTGAATGAGCGCCTCCGCCTGCGCCCGGGTGAGCCGGTGCAGCAGCAGCCGGCTCATCGCGAGGTCCGACGCCGTGATCGTCGCCGCAGGCGACGCCGGATTCTCCGGTTGCAGGACCCAGCCGTCCTGCTTCAGCAGGCTCCACGCACCGCCTGCCGCACCCTCGATCCGCAGCAGGATCGACGTTCCCGTCGGAGCGTCGATGTTTCGCAACGCGTGCGGCAGCGCGAGCAGGGATGCTTCCAGGACGGGTCGCAACCAGCGCGGCTCTGCCAGCGGGGGCGCGGACGTCGCTTCGCGGATCTGGTCCTGGTGGTGCCAGCGCTCGGTGTACTCCCGCGCCATGTCGAGCCACATCGCGGACGATGACTGGCCCGCCCACGCAACCGGAAACGTTGCCGGCGCCGCCGGATCGCTCGACTCCATGAGATCGGCGATGCGCGTGGTCGACGTTTCCAGCAGCTCGAGCAGCACCTGCGGGCTGCACCGCTTCGCGACGTCCAACCACGACCGGTTCAGGTCGTTATGGTAGGCCAGCAGCTCCGCGTCGGAGTCGATCGGGTGTGGCGGCGGCGGCACGTGACCATCACGCTGCGCCGAAAGGCGCCGCAGGTCGCCATCCAGCATGTGGGCAGCGACGTCCCTGACCGCCCACGTCCCTGCGGATGTCGGCCGGTGCCACCCGTCGGACGACAAACCGCCGAGCAGTGCGAGCAGCTCTGCCCCGAGGGGGCGAAACAGGTGCGACGTCGAGATCACGATCCTGGCCCCGTCGCGTCAGAGGATGCCGGGGTTCTGCCGGACGAGAGCGAACGTAAGCGCCGTCGCATACGCAACCCATGCCAGGTACGGCAGCATCAGTGCGCCCGCGAGTGGCCGCACCCGCCAGAATGCAGCGATCGTCAGCGCGATCACGACCAGCAGCACGACGATCTCCACCCGCGCCGCCGTACCGAGTTGCCAGGCAAAGAACAGCCAGCTCCAGAGCGCATTGAGCGCGAGCTGGACCAGGAACAGTGTCAGGGCAGTGCCAGCGCCGGCGGCGCTTCGCTCCTTCCAGACCAGCCACACGGCGATCGCCATCAGCGCATAGAGCACCGTCCAGACGGGCCCGAACAGAGAAGCAGGCGGAGCCCAGGACGGCTGGGACAGCGCTTCATAGAATTCCGGCGCGCGCCGTGTGGCCAGGCCGCCGATCGCGGCAGCGGCAAAACACACCACGAACGAGACGACCAGTGCCACCAGGCTCTTCATCAGCGCACCACTCGAACGGTCAGGAGCGCGACGGCTGTCCCGGTGCCGCCAGGTCCGCCTGCTGCGCGCGTGTCGCCGCGGTCGGCTTGTCCTCACCGAGATCGAGTGCATTGAACACCAGCGCCGCCACGGCGCCGCCCAGCAGATTCGCGACCAGGTACAGCCACAGCTGTGACCAGCCCACGATCCCCAGCATGGCGATCCCGATCGCGACGGCCGGGTTGAATGCACCGCCCGAGATGGCCCCCACGGAGTACGCACCCACCATCACCGTGAAGCCGATCGCCAGGCCGTAGTGGGAGTTGCCTTCGTTGCCGCGCGCCGTAGCGACATTGAGCACCACGTACACGAGTGCGAACGTGAACAGGAACTCGGCGACGAACGCCGGCCCGGTCTCCGGCGTCATCAGCGTCGCGGCGACGTCGCCCTTGAGATAGCGGATCGCCAGGACGGCCAGGATCGCCCCGACGACCTGGGCTGCCCAGTAGCCGAGCATGTCCGTTGCGGACGTGCGGCCGCGCAGAAAGACGCCGAGTGTCACCGCAGGATTGTAGTGACCGCCCGAGATGTGCCCGCCGGCGAAGATCATCACCATCAGCGCGGAGCCGATCGCCAGCGGCGCCAGCGCGCCGGCGCCAGGGTCAAGCACCACCTGACCGATCGTCAGCACGAGAAAGAACGTGCCGATCGCCTCGACGACAGTCTTGCGCAGCATGTGGTTGCCCTCGGGAAGGATGTGGTTGTGCTGGCTCGGTCCGCGACGACGACTGCCCGGTGCGGCACCGGAGCTGCCCCGCCGCTGAGTGGATCGGGTTCTCGAAGCTACGCCTGCGGGGCCGCAAGCGAAATCGCCGCGTCGAGGTCGGCCCAGAGGTCGTCGGGGTCCTCGATACCGACGCTCAGCCGGAGGAGTGAGGGGGGCAGGTGTTCCTGGCCCGGTACCGCCGCCCTGCGCTCCATGGTGGATTCGACTGCCCCGAGACTCGTCGCGTGATGGATGAGCCGGAGGTTGCTGCAGACGGCGTCGGCCAGTTCCGCTCCACCCCGCAAGTCGAAGGAGATCATCGTCCCGAAGCCTTTCAGGACACGCCGCGCCGTCTCATGCGTCGGGTGCGACGGCAGCCCCGGATAGCGCACACGCGTGACTAGAGGGTGGGCCTCGAGGTGCTCCGCCAGTTGCATCGCATTCTGCTGCGCGCGCTGCAGCCGCACTGCCAGCGTACGCGCGCCGCGCGTCGCGAGGAACGCTTCGAGCACGCCAGGCGTTGCGCCCATCAGCTCACGAGATTCCCTGAGTGCCTGCCAGAGCGCATCGTTTCTCGTGGTCGCTACGCCGGCGAGCAGGTCGGAGTGCCCACCGATGAACTTGGTCGCCGACTGCAGCGACACCGTCGCACCGAGGTCCAGCGGCTGCTGGTTCAGAGGCGTCGCAAACGTGTTGTCCACCGCGACGATCGCCCCTGGCTTGCGCGGTGCTGCACAGATTGCCTCGAGATCTGCGACGACCAGCAACGGGTTGGACGGGGACTCGAGCCAGACCAGATCCGCCGTGGGAAAGGCGCGAATCCATCCGGCCGTGTCCTCTACGGGAAGCCGCTGCACCGACCAGCGGTGCTTGCGTGCGCCGGCCGCCGCGAGGCCGGCGACGCCCTGGTAGCAGTCCTCCGGCAGCACGACGGCCGCCCCCGCGGGCAGCTGCTCGAACACCGCGGCAACGGCTGCCATGCCCGACGCGAATGCCACCGCCCGTCCGGACTCCAGCCCGCCTACGACCTCTTCGAGTGCCTCCCATGTCGGCGTGCCTTCACCGCGCGAGTAGGCGCGGTCGGTGCCCAGGATGAAATTGGACGCCGGCACCGGCGGCACGTTCAGTGGAGCACCGGGCTCGGAGGCGCGGCCGGCCGAGACGAGCCACGACTCGATCTTGATCTGGTCAGGTTCGATTCGCATCGCGGAATCTACTCTGCGCGGGCAATGAACACTGCGTAGCCATCGGGGTCATGGACGTGGAACTCACCGCCCGGATTGTAGAACGGGTACTCGATGTCGCCCACGTCGAGGCCACGGGACCGCAGGGCTTCATGGGCAGATTCGACGTCCTTCGTGTACAGCCAGACAGATGCGCTCGCATGTGTGGCCGAGAGCGCCTGCGCTGCAAGGTTGATCATCACGTGCGCCCTGCCACTGTGCATCCACGCCCAGACCGGTTTGGTCTGGCCCTCCGGCGTGTGGGTGCTGCCAACCTCGAATCCCAGCTGCTCGTAGAACTCGATCGTACGTACCACGTCGGTGACGGGCAGCATGGGGACCAGTGCTTCGAACACGGGGGGCTGAGCGTCTGCCATGATGCAGCCTATGCCTCCAGCACCTGGCAGGCCTCCAGGTAGTTGCCGTCCGGGTCGCTGAAGCCGAAGAACCGAACGCCCGCTCCCGCCTGGATCGCCTCGACGCCGTGCGCGTGCGCGCTGG
The nucleotide sequence above comes from Longimicrobiales bacterium. Encoded proteins:
- a CDS encoding VOC family protein, which encodes MADAQPPVFEALVPMLPVTDVVRTIEFYEQLGFEVGSTHTPEGQTKPVWAWMHSGRAHVMINLAAQALSATHASASVWLYTKDVESAHEALRSRGLDVGDIEYPFYNPGGEFHVHDPDGYAVFIARAE
- a CDS encoding DinB family protein; translation: MLSLWEREFPATLRVLAAVSDERRDYRPDPKSRSAWELATHIATADLWFMESIRRGIFEFDPEKVKQVEAGFGSVADVAAFYERAVPDAFARLRAMPDEDLAQPLDFFGMMSMTRAEWIGFANNHSVHHRGQLSTHLRALGSRVPDIYGPSADAEPDPAAS
- a CDS encoding TspO/MBR family protein produces the protein MKSLVALVVSFVVCFAAAAIGGLATRRAPEFYEALSQPSWAPPASLFGPVWTVLYALMAIAVWLVWKERSAAGAGTALTLFLVQLALNALWSWLFFAWQLGTAARVEIVVLLVVIALTIAAFWRVRPLAGALMLPYLAWVAYATALTFALVRQNPGIL
- a CDS encoding maleylpyruvate isomerase N-terminal domain-containing protein → MISTSHLFRPLGAELLALLGGLSSDGWHRPTSAGTWAVRDVAAHMLDGDLRRLSAQRDGHVPPPPHPIDSDAELLAYHNDLNRSWLDVAKRCSPQVLLELLETSTTRIADLMESSDPAAPATFPVAWAGQSSSAMWLDMAREYTERWHHQDQIREATSAPPLAEPRWLRPVLEASLLALPHALRNIDAPTGTSILLRIEGAAGGAWSLLKQDGWVLQPENPASPAATITASDLAMSRLLLHRLTRAQAEALIHTTGNADLVAPLLDARAVMV
- a CDS encoding aquaporin, with translation MLRKTVVEAIGTFFLVLTIGQVVLDPGAGALAPLAIGSALMVMIFAGGHISGGHYNPAVTLGVFLRGRTSATDMLGYWAAQVVGAILAVLAIRYLKGDVAATLMTPETGPAFVAEFLFTFALVYVVLNVATARGNEGNSHYGLAIGFTVMVGAYSVGAISGGAFNPAVAIGIAMLGIVGWSQLWLYLVANLLGGAVAALVFNALDLGEDKPTAATRAQQADLAAPGQPSRS
- a CDS encoding aminotransferase class I/II-fold pyridoxal phosphate-dependent enzyme is translated as MRIEPDQIKIESWLVSAGRASEPGAPLNVPPVPASNFILGTDRAYSRGEGTPTWEALEEVVGGLESGRAVAFASGMAAVAAVFEQLPAGAAVVLPEDCYQGVAGLAAAGARKHRWSVQRLPVEDTAGWIRAFPTADLVWLESPSNPLLVVADLEAICAAPRKPGAIVAVDNTFATPLNQQPLDLGATVSLQSATKFIGGHSDLLAGVATTRNDALWQALRESRELMGATPGVLEAFLATRGARTLAVRLQRAQQNAMQLAEHLEAHPLVTRVRYPGLPSHPTHETARRVLKGFGTMISFDLRGGAELADAVCSNLRLIHHATSLGAVESTMERRAAVPGQEHLPPSLLRLSVGIEDPDDLWADLDAAISLAAPQA